Below is a window of Candidatus Thermoplasmatota archaeon DNA.
TAAAGAAGCGCTCTCTTGCTTATTCACTCTACAAAAAGACTAAAATATACGAGCGCCATAGGCACAGGTACGAGGTAAATCCCAAATACATAGAAAAGTTAGAAAATGCAGGATTGAACTTTACAGGTAAATCGCAAGACAGAAAAAGAATGGAAATATTAGAGTTAAAGGAGCATCCCTATTTTATAGCAAGTCAATTTCATCCTGAGTTCAAGTCAAGATTAACTGCTCCTGCACCTCTATTCCTAGGGCTGGTAAAAGCAGCGAAAGAGTTCAAAATCACTTCTTAGAAAATTTCCACGTCAATATAAAAGCGACTGCGCATACAGAAATAGCAGATGTAGTGATAAAGACAGGCAATCCTACAGGAAGCAATTCTTGTGAAGATAGTTCTGTCACTACCGGCATTATTGTGCAATAAATATAGAGTTTGATTATAGGATAGAATATTCCTATAATAGAGCATGCAAACCCAAAAGCTCCAAAAGGTAGCCACTTATCGAATTTTAAAAGGACAATGCCTGAAACGAAGATTATCAGTGTAATTATGCCATCTATTGTCCAGCCTCTCGTGCCAATATCTATTCTAGCAATGATGTTTATTACTGCAGCAATAATTATTAATATTCCAGCTATGAGCCTTGGCTCGAGCTTCTTCGCAACTTTTATTTCCTTACTTACCTCAAGTGCAGTCATATAAAAAGTAAACATCTTATGGGCAGATATATTTTTCTTGCAAAAACAAATATTAAATATCGAAAAGTTTATTGGCACTTATATGCGCATTTACATAGAGCCACACGGCTGCAGTCTTAGCTACGGGGAAGCAGAGTTAATGCAGCAGTTAGCAGAGGAAATAGGTTTTGAGCAGGTAGCAAATGAAAGCGAGGCAGATGTTCTGGTTTTGCATACCTGTGCAGTTATAGAGAGCACAGAACGCAAAATGTATACGAGAATAGAGAAGCTAAAAGGATTGGGAAAGCCTTTCGTTGTTTCAGGCTGCTTGGCAAGTATTGCAGGTAATAAAATTACAGAGCTAGCTCCTGAAAGTGTAATTCTGCCTGCACAGGAGCTAGAAAAATTCAAAAATATTTTAGAAACTTTTACAAGCGCAAATTTAATGCAAGCGCCCAAACAGCGAAGAAAAGAAATTTCTGCTGTAATACCTATTGCTACAGGCTGTTTAGGCTCCTGCAGCTTCTGTATTACTAGAATTGCAAGGGGCGAGTTGAGAAGTAAGGCAGTAGAATATGTTTTAAGGCAGGCACATCTAGCTTTAGAGCGAGGCGCCAGAGAACTTAGACTTGCAGCCCAAGATACTGCGTGCTACGGTATGGATATTGGCAGTAGTTTGCCGGAACTTGTTAGTAAAATTGCAGCTCTTGAGTATGAGTTTAGACTTAGAATAGGAATGATGAATGTAAACACAGCTATTCCTATACTTCAGAAATTAATTTCATGCTATGACAGCGAAAAAGTTTATAAATTCTTGCATTTACCTCTGCAGTCAGGCAGCCAGAGAATACTCTATAAAATGGCTCGTAACTATTCTATCGAGGATTTTATGAAAATAGTAGCTGAGTTTAGAAGAAACTTTCCTAATCTTACACTTTCTACAGACCTAATTGTAGGTTTTCCTGGCGAAACAGAAGAAGACCATCGAACGACAGTGAGCTTGATCAAAGCGCTAAAGCCGGATATTGTGAATATAAAAGCATTCTCTCCAAGAGCAAATACTAAAGCATTCAATTTAAAGCCGAGAGTGAATTCTAAAGTAGTGAAGGCGCGCACAAAAGAGCTATCAGAGCTGAGGCTAAGGATAAGCAAAGAAAATTTTGAAAAGTATGTGGGCAGCGAGCAGAGAATATTAGTTACGGAGCGCGGCAAGCACAATACCTTCGTAGGAAGGACTTCTTGCTATAAGCCCGTAGTACTAAAAGAAAGTGTAGCGCTCGGCAAGTTTGTACACACGAAAATAACAAAAGCCGAAAGTACATATCTTTTAGGAGAGTTAGCAAATTTCACTACCCAAGCTAAAATTTAGCTCTCTTATAGAGGCCACATCCTCTTAACAAGTTCCACAGTTACTGCAATGCCTATGCACAGCCCTATAACTAATCTTGGATCTACTTTTAGCGCTACTTCTTCTTCGGCATCAAAATATCTAACCAACCCTGCTGCAGAATGGAAACCTTCTCTCTTTTTACCTTTTCTTTCAGGCATTTTTACCTTTTCCAAACCTCTTCAGGAAGTTCGTCGTAAACAGAATAATCTTCAGTACCTTTTTTCTTTTCCAGCTCTTTAGCAACTTTTACAGTCTCAAAAATTTTATCTTTATGCAGTCGCCAATAATGCACTCGCCATTCTCTACCGTCGTTAAGTGTGACCTCTTCACGCTCTGTGAGCAGCAAACCATACTCCTCAAGAGTATAAAAAGCGTCTCTATCCTCAGGCTCCAATACATTATCTATGATTCTATCGTTAAATCCGAAGAAGTTGAGTACATGACGAGCCATTCTCACAGCATCTTCTTCGGTAAGCCCTCTCTTATCAATATTGTTTCTGATTGCTTTAGCTAAATCCTCAATTGTAATTATTTTAAAACCGTCGTTCATTTTTTCTGCTTTTTTAGCCCCCTTATAAGTCACATTCTAATATTGTAGCGTTCCGACTATATAAACATTGCGAAGCCACAAAGGTTAAGCTCTTATAGTAGTTTTTTCGAAGTCGTGTTTAGAGGATTTATATCTGTAGATATAGGCGCGCTACCTGAGCTGGTGAGATTTGGAAAAGAGCTTGAAGGTATTGAGGGTTTAAGACTTGTAGCGCCTGAAAAAGCGCATCTAACACTCAAATTCTTGGGTAATGTAGATGAGAGCAAGCTAGAAAAGATCGAAGAAATAATGGAGAAAAGCGTTGAAGGAGTAAAGAAATTCAAGCTCAGACTTAAAGGTGCAGGAGCATTTCCAAATTTAAACAGACCCCGTGTCATTTGGATAGGGCTGGAAAGCCCGGAAAGCTTACCTAAGATCGCAAATTATTTAAATGAGAATTTACAAGCTTTAGGCTTTGAAAAAGAGGCTAGAGCTTTCTCACCACATGCAACGATCGCAAGGGTGAAAATATTAAGAGACAGAGAAAAACTTCAAGCTCTAATTAGGAAAAACAGGGATAAAGAGTTTGGCGAGCTAGAAATAAGCTCTATAAAATTAAAGAAGAGCGTTCTCACTCCTAAAGGGCCTGAATATTTCACTCTAAAGGAAATCTACTTTCTAGCAAGCAATTTTTCGAAAAGCGAAGGTAAATGTATGAGGTAAGTACCATCTTTCCTTACTATCACAGGCGACCGCTCCAAGAGCGATTCCACGTCAATTTCGTAAACTCCGCTTTCTAAAATATTGACAACCTCAGGCTGTTTAATTACTTCATCTCCTGTAGACTTCTTCTGAGTAATTTTAGGTACGAGCTTCTCAACCTCACGCTTCGCTCGCTGCTTCTTTACCTTCTTAACTCCCAGTATTCTTCGCTCTTTTGCCTCTATAACTTCGCCTCTTCGCTTTTCAGGCTCGTACTGAAGCCACTCTTCGCGAACAGCTTTTTCTGCAATTTTAGGCTCTTTTGTGAGAATATCTCTAACCAAGAATTTAATATCCTTACTA
It encodes the following:
- the thpR gene encoding RNA 2',3'-cyclic phosphodiesterase codes for the protein MFRGFISVDIGALPELVRFGKELEGIEGLRLVAPEKAHLTLKFLGNVDESKLEKIEEIMEKSVEGVKKFKLRLKGAGAFPNLNRPRVIWIGLESPESLPKIANYLNENLQALGFEKEARAFSPHATIARVKILRDREKLQALIRKNRDKEFGELEISSIKLKKSVLTPKGPEYFTLKEIYFLASNFSKSEGKCMR
- a CDS encoding tRNA (N(6)-L-threonylcarbamoyladenosine(37)-C(2))-methylthiotransferase; this encodes MRIYIEPHGCSLSYGEAELMQQLAEEIGFEQVANESEADVLVLHTCAVIESTERKMYTRIEKLKGLGKPFVVSGCLASIAGNKITELAPESVILPAQELEKFKNILETFTSANLMQAPKQRRKEISAVIPIATGCLGSCSFCITRIARGELRSKAVEYVLRQAHLALERGARELRLAAQDTACYGMDIGSSLPELVSKIAALEYEFRLRIGMMNVNTAIPILQKLISCYDSEKVYKFLHLPLQSGSQRILYKMARNYSIEDFMKIVAEFRRNFPNLTLSTDLIVGFPGETEEDHRTTVSLIKALKPDIVNIKAFSPRANTKAFNLKPRVNSKVVKARTKELSELRLRISKENFEKYVGSEQRILVTERGKHNTFVGRTSCYKPVVLKESVALGKFVHTKITKAESTYLLGELANFTTQAKI
- a CDS encoding Zn-ribbon containing protein produces the protein MPHQCLKCGESFPEGSSNILKGCPFCGGTRFFFTERPLGKEEREKLTELASKDIKFLVRDILTKEPKIAEKAVREEWLQYEPEKRRGEVIEAKERRILGVKKVKKQRAKREVEKLVPKITQKKSTGDEVIKQPEVVNILESGVYEIDVESLLERSPVIVRKDGTYLIHLPSLFEKLLARK
- a CDS encoding preprotein translocase subunit Sec61beta gives rise to the protein MPERKGKKREGFHSAAGLVRYFDAEEEVALKVDPRLVIGLCIGIAVTVELVKRMWPL